AAGTGGCCCAACGACCTCCAGGTGACGATCGACGGCACGGAGCGCAAGGTCGGCGGCATCCTCACCGAACTCGGCGGCGGCGCCGTGGTCGCGGGCCTGGGCGTCAACGTCTCGCTGCGCGCCGACGAGCTGCCGGTGCCCGCCGCCGCCTCGCTCGTCCTGGCCGGCGCCGCCGTCACCGAGCGCGACACCCTGCTGCGGGCCCTGCTGCGCGAGTTCGCCGACCTGTACGGCGAGTGGAAGGCCGCCTCCGGCGACCCGCACGCGAGCGGACTGCTGTCCGCGTACACCGACCGCTGCGCCACCCTCGGCCGGGCGGTCCGGGTCCAGCTGCCGGGCGGGCGCGAGCTGGTGGGCGAGGCGGTGGCGATCGACGGCGACGGCCGCCTGGTGGTCCGGACGGCCGACGGGACGCGGCAGCCGGTCGCGGCGGGGGACGTCGTACACGTACGGCCGGAGAGTGGCTGAGTCGGCACCCCCGGGCCCCCTCGCCCCGGCCGGATGCCCCGGATTACGCGATTTCGTGCGAACATTCCACCTGGCAGCGGTGTGAGGCGCGCCACTACCCCCTGGGGGTGGGCGGTGCGCGCCACCGCCGGGGTAGTCGAGTAGGCGGGACATGAGCGAGTGCGGCGACCGCACGGGGACGGACCGGTGGCAGAGGACGGCAACGGCGGCGCCAAGGACGATTCGGACGACCAGACGGTCGCGCTGGATCTTGAGCGGCTGATCCTGGACGCACCACGCCGCTACACCCCGTACCAGGCCGCCCGGGCCGCCGACGTGCCGATGGAGCTGGCCACCCGCTTCTGGCGGGCGATGGGCTTCCCGGACATCGGGCAGTCCCGGGCACTGACCGACGGCGACGTGATCGCCCTGCGGCGACTGGCCGGCCTGGTGGAGTCCGGGCTGCTGAGCGAGTCGATGGCGATCCAGGTGGCGCGCTCCACCGGCCAGACCACCGCGCGGCTGGCCGGCTGGCAGATGGACACCTTCCTGGACAGCCTCACCCAGGCCGTCGAGCCCGGCCTGACCCGCGCCGACGTCGCGTACCCGCTGGTCGAGCTGCTGCTGCCGGAGTTGGAGCAGTTCCTGGTCTACGTCTGGCGCCGGCAGCTGGCGGCCGTCACCGGCCGGGTGGTGCAGGCCGCCGAGGACGCCGAGATCACCAGCGGCCGGCTCGCCGTCGGCTTCGCCGACCTGGTCGGCTTCACCCGGCTGTCGCGCCGGCTGGAGGAGGAGGAGCTCGGCGAGCTGGTCGAGACCTTCGAGAACACCTGCTCGGACCTGATCGCGGGCCTCGGCGGCCGGGTCATCAAGACCCTCGGCGACGAGATCCTGTACGTCTCGGAGGACCCGGTGACGGCCGCCG
The sequence above is a segment of the Kitasatospora sp. NBC_00240 genome. Coding sequences within it:
- a CDS encoding biotin--[acetyl-CoA-carboxylase] ligase; this encodes MSESLSEPADESAPRRSGLRGFGGAGPSPWTDLDRPPLDAAALRRDLVGPGGLWTSLDVVAATGSTNTDLAARAREGLPEGAVLIAEEQSAGRGRLERTWTAPARSGIFLSVLLRPGAVPVERYGWLPILVGVAAASTLGRVAEVDVSLKWPNDLQVTIDGTERKVGGILTELGGGAVVAGLGVNVSLRADELPVPAAASLVLAGAAVTERDTLLRALLREFADLYGEWKAASGDPHASGLLSAYTDRCATLGRAVRVQLPGGRELVGEAVAIDGDGRLVVRTADGTRQPVAAGDVVHVRPESG
- a CDS encoding adenylate/guanylate cyclase domain-containing protein, whose amino-acid sequence is MAEDGNGGAKDDSDDQTVALDLERLILDAPRRYTPYQAARAADVPMELATRFWRAMGFPDIGQSRALTDGDVIALRRLAGLVESGLLSESMAIQVARSTGQTTARLAGWQMDTFLDSLTQAVEPGLTRADVAYPLVELLLPELEQFLVYVWRRQLAAVTGRVVQAAEDAEITSGRLAVGFADLVGFTRLSRRLEEEELGELVETFENTCSDLIAGLGGRVIKTLGDEILYVSEDPVTAAEIALGLVETLADDDTMPELRVGLAFGTVTSRMGDVFGTTVNLASRLTSIAPKDAVLIDGEFAAVLEQNGSVAPAELDGPDLADAISAAAGMPVGVDVNAGHRFRLQPMWRRPVRGLGLVEPWLLSRRVRTD